A single genomic interval of Candidatus Zixiibacteriota bacterium harbors:
- a CDS encoding glycosyltransferase: MKARYPYKVLIVAPSLDIMGGQAVQADLLLRKLREDGVQVGFVPHNPRPPGILFYLTKIKYIRTLVVSFFYLIRLIRHIPRYDIIHIFSASYFSFILAPTPAILIARLFGKKILLNYHSGECRDHLEKQGKIAIPIIKLADRLVVPSGYLVDEFADFDLKAEAVYNVIDLSQFKFRSRKSFEPKIVVARNLEELYNVPVALKAYKIVKESYPDAVLTIVGSGRAEAGVKRLVRENGYSGITFTGRVEREEIAKLFDQHDIFLNSSEIDNMPLSFLEAYSSGLVVVSTDAGGIPYICEDGKTGLLAKRGDYKALAEKIVSVIENDDLGGKLADNARKFCDRFSWKQVRRDWYKIYSGMHDA; this comes from the coding sequence ATGAAAGCCAGGTACCCGTACAAAGTATTAATCGTAGCGCCCTCGCTCGATATTATGGGCGGTCAGGCGGTGCAGGCCGACTTGCTTTTGAGAAAGCTGAGAGAAGACGGGGTGCAGGTCGGATTTGTGCCTCATAACCCGAGACCCCCGGGCATTCTTTTTTATTTGACGAAGATCAAGTATATACGCACGCTGGTGGTTTCGTTTTTTTACCTGATCAGGTTGATAAGACATATACCCCGTTATGATATCATCCATATTTTTTCCGCCTCGTACTTTTCATTCATCCTGGCCCCGACACCGGCGATACTGATTGCGAGATTGTTTGGCAAAAAAATCCTGCTGAATTATCATTCCGGTGAATGCCGGGATCATCTCGAAAAGCAGGGTAAAATCGCAATTCCAATCATAAAACTGGCCGACAGGCTGGTTGTGCCCTCGGGGTACCTCGTCGATGAGTTCGCGGATTTCGATCTGAAGGCTGAAGCGGTATATAACGTGATCGATCTGAGCCAGTTTAAGTTCCGGTCCCGCAAAAGCTTTGAGCCGAAAATTGTTGTTGCCCGCAACCTCGAGGAACTCTACAATGTACCTGTGGCGCTGAAGGCATACAAAATCGTAAAGGAAAGCTATCCCGATGCCGTTCTTACTATTGTAGGCTCCGGCCGAGCTGAAGCGGGAGTAAAACGTCTCGTCCGGGAGAACGGGTATTCTGGTATCACTTTCACCGGGAGAGTGGAGAGAGAAGAAATAGCTAAACTGTTCGATCAGCATGATATCTTTCTCAACTCCTCCGAAATCGACAATATGCCGCTCTCATTTCTGGAGGCGTATTCTTCCGGGCTGGTGGTTGTCTCGACTGATGCCGGCGGGATACCCTATATCTGTGAGGATGGCAAAACCGGCCTGCTTGCCAAAAGAGGGGATTACAAGGCTTTGGCAGAAAAGATCGTCAGCGTTATAGAAAACGACGACCTGGGTGGTAAACTGGCCGACAACGCCCGGAAGTTCTGTGATCGGTTTTCATGGAAACAGGTACGCCGGGACTGGTATAAAATATATTCGGGTATGCACGATGCCTAA